The Chaetodon auriga isolate fChaAug3 chromosome 22, fChaAug3.hap1, whole genome shotgun sequence genome contains a region encoding:
- the opn1sw1 gene encoding opsin-1, short-wave-sensitive 1 gives MGKHFHLYENISKVSPFEGPQYYLAPQWAFHLQTAFMGLVFLVGTPLNFTVLLVTLKYKKLRVPLNYILVNISFAGFIFVVFSVSQVFVSTLKGYFFLGHTMCALESAMGSIAGLVTSWSLAVLSFERYLVICKPFGAFKFGSNHALAAVAFTWFMGIGCAIPPFFGWSRYIPEGLGCSCGPDWYTHNEEFNCSSYTNFLMVTCFIAPLSIIIFSYSQLLGALRAVAAQQTESASTQKAEKEVSRMIIVMVGSFITCYGPYALAALYFAYSSDENKDYRLVTIPAFFSKSSCVYNPLIYAFMNKQFNACIMETVFGKKMDESSEVSSKTETSSVSTAS, from the exons ATGGGGAAACATTTCCACCTGTACGAGAACATTTCTAAAGTCAGTCCCTTCGAGGGGCCTCAGTACTACCTGGCCCCTCAGTGGGCCTTTCACCTGCAGACTGCCTTCATGGGCTTGGTCTTTTTAGTGGGAACACCTTTAAACTTTACTGTTCTCCTGGTGACGCTCAAGTACAAGAAGCTGCGCGTCCCGCTCAACTACATCCTGGTCAACATCTCCTTCGCAGGATTCATCTTCGTCGTCTTCTCCGTCAGTCAGGTGTTTGTCTCCACCTTGAAGGGTTACTTCTTCCTGGGTCACACCATGTGTGCCTTGGAGTCTGCCATGGGATCTATTGCAG GACTTGTGACATCCTGGTCTTTGGCTGTGCTGTCTTTTGAGAGATACCTGGTCATCTGTAAACCCTTTGGAGCCTTTAAGTTCGGCAGTAACCACGCTCTGGCTGCCGTTGCCTTCACCTGGTTCATGGGGATCGGCTGTGCCATCCCACCTTTCTTTGGCTGGAGCAG GTACATCCCTGAGGGTCTGGGCTGCTCCTGTGGGCCTGACTGGTACACTCACAATGAGGAATTTAACTGCAGCAGCTACACGAATTTCCTGATGGTGACCTGCTTCATCGCTCCGCtcagcatcatcatcttctCCTACTCTCAGCTGCTGGGCGCTCTGAGAGCC GTAGCAGCCCAGCAGACGGAGTCGGCCTCCACCCAGAAGGCGGAGAAGGAAGTATCGAGGATGATCATTGTCATGGTGGGATCCTTCATCACCTGCTACGGTCCGTATGCTCTCGCAGCTCTTTACTTCGCCTACTCATCAGACGAAAACAAAGATTACCGACTCGTCACCATCCCAGCGTTTTTCTCCAAGAGCTCGTGTGTCTACAACCCACTCATCTATGCTTTCATGAACAAACAG ttTAACGCCTGCATCATGGAGACGGTCTTTGGAAAGAAAATGGATGAATCATCGGAGGTTTCTTCAAAGACAGAGACGTCTTCAGTGTCCACAGCTTCTTAA